From the Arvicola amphibius chromosome 2, mArvAmp1.2, whole genome shotgun sequence genome, one window contains:
- the Fosl2 gene encoding fos-related antigen 2, whose translation MYQDYPGNFDTSSRGSSGSPAHAESYSSGGGGQQKFRVDMPGSGSAFIPTINAITTSQDLQWMVQPTVITSMSNPYPRSHPYSPLPGLASVPGHMALPRPGVIKTIGTTVGRRRRDEQLSPEEEEKRRIRRERNKLAAAKCRNRRRELTEKLQAETEELEEEKSGLQKEIAELQKEKEKLEFMLVAHGPVCKISPEERRSPPTSGLQPMRGAGAVVVKQEPLEEDSPSSSVVGMDKTQRSVIKPISIAGGGFYGEEPLHTPIVVTSTPAITPGTSNLVFTYPSVLEQESPASPSESCSKAHRRSSSSGDQSSDSLNSPTLLAL comes from the exons ATGTACCAGGATTATCCCGGGAACTTTGACACCTCGTCCCGGGGCAGCAGCGGCTCTCCTGCGCACGCCGAGTCCTACTCCAGTGGTGGCGGCGGTCAGCAG AAGTTCCGGGTAGATATGCCTGGCTCGGGCAGCGCCTTCATCCCCACCATCAACGCCATCACCACCAGTCAGGACCTGCAGTGGATGGTCCAGCCCACAGTGATTACCTCCATGTCCAACCCTTATCCACGCTCACACCCCTACAGCCCCCTGCCAGGCCTGGCTTCAGTCCCTGGGCACATGGCTCTCCCCAGACCCGGCGTGATCAAGACCATTGGTACCACTGTGGGCCGCAGAAGGAGAGATGAGCAG CTGTCtcctgaagaagaggagaaacgTCGAATCCGGCGGGAGAGGAACAAGCTAGCTGCAGCCAAGTGTCGGAACCGTCGCCGGGAGCTGACAGAGAAGCTGCAAGCG gagacagaggagctggaggaggagaagtcTGGTCTGCAGAAAGAGATTGCTGAGctacagaaggagaaggaaaagctggAGTTCATGTTGGTGGCCCACGGCCCCGTGTGCAAAATCAGCCCCGAGGAGCGCCGGTCGCCCCCGACCTCCGGGCTGCAGCCCATGCGTGGTGCGGGCGCCGTGGTGGTGAAGCAGGAACCGCTCGAAGAGGACAGCCCCTCTTCCTCAGTGGTAGGGATGGACAAGACCCAGCGCTCTGTCATCAAGCCCATCAGCATTGCTGGGGGTGGTTTCTATGGGGAAGAGCCTCTGCACACCCCCATCGTGGTGACCTCCACACCTGCCATCACTCCAGGCACTTCCAACCTTGTCTTCACCTACCCCAGTGTCCTGGAACAGGAGTCACCTGCGTCACCCTCGGAGTCCTGCTCCAAGGCTCACCGCAGAAGCAGTAGCAGTGGGGACCAGTCCTCAGACTCCTTGAACTCCCCCACACTGCTGGCCCTGTAA